From Lathamus discolor isolate bLatDis1 chromosome 15, bLatDis1.hap1, whole genome shotgun sequence, a single genomic window includes:
- the QRFP gene encoding LOW QUALITY PROTEIN: orexigenic neuropeptide QRFP (The sequence of the model RefSeq protein was modified relative to this genomic sequence to represent the inferred CDS: inserted 4 bases in 3 codons) gives MRAPFSLSCLFLLSLGTCFPQRQPQEQEPRGERALLGRSGRAAAEDGGTRRAGXRSEERSALLSIAQELRGDGGEAGGQRAGRQRGXRAGEKRSGXLAEELNGYSRSEGGFAFRFGR, from the exons ATGAGAGCCCCCTTCTCGCtgtcctgcctcttcctcctgaGCCTGGGGACCTGCTTCCCCCAGAGGCAGCCGCAGGAGCAGGAACCCCGGGGGGAACGGGCCCTGCTCGGTCGCAGCGGCCGAGCGGCGGCCGAGGACGGGGGGACCCGGAGGGCAGG GCGGAGCGAGGAGCGGAGCGCGCTGCTGAGCATCGCCCAGGAGCTGCGGGGCGATGGAGGGGAAGCGGGCGGGCAGCGGGCGGGCCGGCAGCGCG TCCGGGCCGGCGAGAAGCGCAGCG GCCTGGCCGAGGAGCTCAACGGCTACAGCCGGAGCGAAGGGGGCTTCGCCTTCCGCTTCGGGAGATGA